A stretch of Pseudomonas sp. 7SR1 DNA encodes these proteins:
- a CDS encoding response regulator transcription factor, translated as MRVAILDDEPAELRRVEQTLQQIPGRGEQAWTLHSFERGEDLLRQLRRETFDLLILDWQLPGISGLSLLRWTREHMDSPPAAIMLTSRDGEQDIVQALNAGADDYVSKPFRPNELKARVSAVLRRHNLQRAPASDVRVFNDLAFDDAELTVTRAGVPINLTEREYRLARCLFANLGRPLSREYFYERFWTHEEMTSSRPLDTHIYRLRNKLGLTADRGWQLLTIYGYGYRLESVSADSETSVAS; from the coding sequence ATGCGTGTCGCCATACTGGATGACGAACCGGCCGAGCTGCGCCGGGTGGAGCAGACATTGCAACAGATCCCCGGCCGGGGTGAGCAAGCCTGGACCCTGCACAGTTTCGAGCGCGGCGAAGACCTGCTGCGGCAACTGCGTCGGGAAACCTTCGACCTGTTGATACTCGACTGGCAGTTGCCCGGTATCAGTGGCCTGTCGCTGCTGCGCTGGACACGCGAACACATGGACTCGCCTCCGGCCGCCATCATGCTCACCAGCCGCGACGGCGAGCAGGATATCGTCCAGGCCCTCAATGCCGGCGCCGACGATTACGTGAGCAAACCCTTCCGACCCAACGAGCTCAAGGCCAGGGTCAGCGCCGTGCTACGCCGGCACAACCTGCAACGTGCTCCGGCCAGCGATGTACGAGTCTTCAATGACCTGGCGTTCGACGATGCCGAACTGACGGTCACCCGCGCCGGCGTGCCCATCAACCTGACCGAGCGGGAATACCGACTGGCCCGCTGCCTGTTCGCCAATCTGGGGCGTCCATTGTCCCGGGAATATTTCTACGAACGTTTCTGGACCCACGAGGAAATGACCTCGTCCCGCCCCCTCGACACCCACATCTATCGCCTGCGCAACAAGCTTGGCCTGACGGCTGATCGAGGTTGGCAGTTATTGACTATCTATGGGTATGGGTATCGCCTGGAAAGCGTATCGGCGGACAGCGAAACGTCGGTAGCGAGTTGA